Proteins encoded by one window of Chondromyces crocatus:
- the cobA gene encoding uroporphyrinogen-III C-methyltransferase produces MGREQEIDALGKGARIPSTSGEARAGVVYLVGAGPGDPDLMTVRAVELLATADVVLHDELVHPSLLAQVRPDAEVRYVGKRGHDRMSKDAKQAAIDAELCVLARAGRSVVRLKGGDPFLFGRGSEEAEALARAGLPFEIVPGVCSPLGAAAYAGISLTHRDLASSVIMVSAVNRAGAPYDWSELASVRGTICVLMGMNAVETVVAGLLGPGKRAPDAKVAVIQWGTRAEQRVVTGQLAELPALVREAQLGSPAIIVVGRVVGLRETLRWFDNRPLFGKRVLVARPRRQSGGAARQLRLRGAEAVELPTIAIGPSPDPARVTAAARAVGTHDLVIFTSDNAVERFFAELTQLGRDARAFGTARVAAVGAGTAAALEARGVKADIVPTEFRAEGLVQALLDDPLLSARLRAHARHAQHMPNTTAPNTTAPNATTPDALAPVRVLLPRALVARELLPDRLRQVGCEVDVVPVYETHPVPAAQQGALIAALEARAIDVALLTSSSTVDSLCELLGARAPELLAPVLLASIGPITTAAAMRRGLNVALTAEVSTVARLIEAVEAYLVTSQGAARSSAS; encoded by the coding sequence ATGGGCCGTGAGCAGGAAATTGACGCGCTCGGGAAGGGGGCGCGCATCCCGAGCACATCGGGGGAGGCGCGCGCTGGTGTGGTGTATCTCGTCGGGGCGGGTCCTGGTGATCCAGACCTCATGACGGTGCGTGCGGTGGAGCTGCTCGCCACGGCCGACGTGGTCCTGCACGACGAGCTGGTGCACCCATCGCTGCTCGCGCAGGTCAGGCCCGACGCCGAGGTGCGGTACGTGGGCAAGCGAGGCCATGACCGGATGTCCAAGGACGCGAAGCAGGCGGCGATCGACGCCGAGCTCTGCGTGCTCGCACGCGCTGGCCGCAGCGTGGTCCGGTTGAAAGGCGGCGACCCGTTCCTCTTTGGACGCGGCTCCGAGGAAGCAGAGGCTCTGGCCCGGGCCGGGCTCCCCTTCGAGATCGTGCCCGGCGTGTGCTCGCCACTCGGCGCTGCGGCGTATGCGGGCATCTCCCTCACGCACCGCGATCTGGCGTCGAGCGTGATCATGGTCAGCGCCGTGAACCGCGCTGGCGCCCCCTACGACTGGAGCGAGCTTGCCAGCGTGCGCGGCACCATCTGCGTGCTGATGGGCATGAACGCCGTCGAGACGGTGGTCGCCGGCCTGCTGGGCCCCGGCAAGCGCGCGCCGGACGCGAAGGTCGCGGTGATCCAGTGGGGGACGCGGGCCGAGCAGCGGGTGGTGACCGGGCAGCTCGCCGAGCTGCCGGCGCTGGTGCGCGAGGCGCAGCTCGGGAGTCCGGCGATCATCGTGGTGGGCCGGGTGGTCGGGCTGCGCGAGACGCTGCGCTGGTTCGACAATCGCCCACTCTTCGGCAAGCGGGTGCTGGTGGCCCGACCACGACGGCAGTCCGGCGGCGCGGCGCGGCAGCTGCGGCTGCGCGGCGCAGAGGCGGTGGAGCTGCCGACGATCGCGATCGGGCCTTCGCCCGACCCGGCGCGGGTGACGGCGGCCGCGCGCGCAGTGGGCACTCATGATCTGGTGATCTTCACCAGCGACAACGCGGTGGAGCGGTTCTTCGCCGAGCTGACGCAGCTCGGTCGAGATGCCCGCGCCTTCGGGACCGCGCGCGTGGCTGCGGTCGGCGCCGGGACGGCCGCGGCGCTCGAAGCGCGGGGGGTGAAGGCGGACATCGTGCCCACCGAGTTCCGTGCCGAGGGGCTCGTCCAGGCGCTCCTCGACGATCCGCTCCTCTCGGCACGGCTGCGCGCCCATGCGCGCCATGCGCAGCACATGCCGAACACGACGGCACCGAACACGACGGCACCGAACGCTACGACGCCGGACGCGTTGGCGCCGGTGCGGGTGCTGCTGCCGAGGGCGCTGGTCGCCCGGGAGCTGCTCCCGGACAGGCTGCGGCAGGTGGGGTGCGAGGTCGACGTGGTCCCGGTCTACGAGACGCACCCCGTCCCGGCGGCGCAGCAGGGCGCGCTGATCGCGGCGCTGGAGGCACGTGCCATCGACGTCGCGCTGCTGACGTCGAGCAGCACCGTCGACAGCTTGTGCGAGCTGCTCGGCGCGCGCGCTCCGGAGCTGCTCGCGCCGGTGCTCCTGGCGAGCATCGGTCCGATCACCACCGCGGCGGCGATGCGGCGCGGTCTGAACGTCGCGCTGACGGCGGAGGTGAGCACCGTGGCGCGCTTGATCGAGGCCGTGGAGGCGTACCTCGTCACATCGCAGGGCGCCGCGAGATCCTCGGCAAGCTGA
- a CDS encoding DUF4339 domain-containing protein yields MRSVKLLTGAVSGGISDRWYVATEDGSVGPVSIELLARGIASGKVPLDCQVRNESWTVWCPLSDIALVTVAPPPPATDEVPTAQFRGNAAVQLPALTWTGPPPAEAQALRETRLPPPPDTIDTVEEPHGQSFDDAAPRSRLADGSEPAARSSEGSEPAARSSDDSGPEASLSDDSEPDTRPTLPHIPAWMAGPPSEPGRDSRPTLPRYVPTATYRS; encoded by the coding sequence ATGCGCTCGGTCAAGCTGCTGACGGGGGCGGTGTCCGGGGGAATCTCGGATCGGTGGTATGTCGCCACGGAGGACGGCTCCGTCGGTCCGGTGAGCATCGAGCTGCTCGCGCGAGGCATCGCGAGCGGGAAGGTGCCGCTGGATTGCCAGGTCCGCAATGAATCGTGGACGGTGTGGTGCCCGCTCTCCGACATCGCGCTGGTGACGGTGGCCCCGCCCCCCCCGGCCACGGACGAGGTGCCCACGGCGCAGTTCCGGGGGAATGCCGCCGTGCAGCTCCCGGCCTTGACCTGGACGGGCCCTCCGCCTGCGGAGGCCCAGGCCCTGCGGGAGACACGGCTCCCGCCGCCTCCGGACACCATCGACACGGTCGAGGAACCGCACGGGCAGTCGTTCGACGACGCCGCGCCGAGGTCCCGTCTCGCCGACGGCTCCGAGCCTGCCGCGCGCTCCTCCGAGGGCTCCGAGCCTGCCGCGCGCTCCTCCGACGACTCGGGGCCGGAGGCGTCCCTCTCGGACGACTCCGAGCCGGACACACGCCCCACGCTCCCGCACATCCCCGCCTGGATGGCCGGGCCGCCGTCCGAGCCCGGACGCGACTCACGTCCCACCTTGCCGAGGTACGTTCCCACCGCCACCTACCGCTCCTGA